The following nucleotide sequence is from Merismopedia glauca CCAP 1448/3.
GAAAATTGGCAAGGTAAATCTGAATTTGACAAAATCATCGTTTTTGAAGCAGACGATGGCGAAATTGACTGGCTGAAAACCTTTGCCGAATTTCAAAAATTGGGGTTAAATAATTTAGCAGTTTTGGGTGGAGGAGAATTAATCGCCTCCCTCATAGCTGTAGATTTAATCGATGAATTTTGGCTAACTCTTTGTCCCTTGGTTTTGGGTGGGTTAGAAGCGCCAACTCCGGTAGCTGGAGAGGGATTTATCCTTAACTCTGCTCCCAAATTGAATTTGCTGAGTGTGGAAAGAATCGAAGATGAGCTATTTTTGCACTATCGAGTCAAACGTTAGAGGTCAAATTGGAGCGCACTAGCGCGTGACTCCGATGCGATCGCACTAATTTCTAAAACCTGTAAGCGTGTTTGATGTTGTTTCGCTAGCAAACCTTGAAGCGGTGAGGTGAGGCGGTGGTTACGCGATCGCATCAACAATACTGTTATGGCTCCATGCAAACTGCGATAAGCTTTAGGTAAAGAGTACCCAAATTGTTGAGTCAGTAAGATTGCACCGCGATCGGCTTGGCTAATGGTTCGCAAATAACCCTCTCCTCGATTATTTTGATATAGTTGCCATCCCGCTACTACTGTAAGTAATAAATAGATAGATAAGAGTTTGGACTTTGGACAAAAAAAACAATTTGCGTATTGTTTACGCAAATCAAATTGCAGACAAGATTCCTCCTATCTCAGACCCAAAAAAGCTGAGAAATAGCAGTACTAGAGACTTAGCTTTGAAAAGTTAAGAAACTTTTTGACCTGGTGTTGATTTTTTGATAACTTGATAACGAGGTCTGGGGACTTGTTTAGTCCCTTTAATTCTGCCAGGAGAATAACCTCGACGTTTGGGAGAATTAACCTCAATCCCCATCTGTGAGATAATTCGCCCAAAGTCCCTCTGAACTAGACTAGGTGTAATTTTGAGAGACTTATCTTGAGTTAAATAATATTCCCAAGGACGAGGCAAAATCACAGCCAGTTTCCGAAAAACCCAAAGATTTACATAAGCTAATAAAGTTAATTGAAACCAATTTTCCTCGTGATGAGTGGAGGGAGTAGAATAAGAATTCATTAATAACCTTTGCTTCCCAAAACGGAAAAGATGTTCCAGGTCATAACGCTGTCGATAAGCTTCATAACAATCCAGAAGACAGATTTGTTCGCGGCAGTTCCCCATCACAATCAGCCATATAGGTTTCCACAGAGGTTTATCAGTTTCATCAGAGACAACAACTTGTAGTAAAGTAAAAGGACAATTGTGCATTTTATAGTCCTTAGTTCCTTTCATTAACATCTGCTTCCATCCAGAGATTTTCAGATAAAGTTGTCGTCCCCGAAGAAGTCATAAAAGTTGAGCAAACAACCTGATGAGGTTCACCCCAAGTCGTATCATCTTTGAGATCGAACTTATCTCCAAACCAACGAGGATGACCCAGTTGATCGGTGGGCTCATCTTGAGGGACAAATTGGCGATAAAATACTCGATTACTTCTAGCCCTTGTAATAGTAACTAACTGTTCAAGCTGAACTTGTGCGCTCAAAAAACTGCGTTGACTATAAACACTATCAGCCACCAAAACGGATAAGTGATCTTGCCAAGGAACTGAAGGAAGACTGAAGATTTTACGGACTTGTTTTTGAGCCACGTCACTATCTTTCTGTTGTGAAGATACACGTTCTCCTAATAAAGGAATCACCCAAGAAGAATTGTCAGGTTCACTGTGTTCTGGTAGGGCAGCAAGGACGGAATAAGAATGACCGATATTGATGGGTTTATTTCCCTTGATCTGATTGGGTTGATAGATATACTTTTTATCTTCAAGAGTTCCCGAATGCGGTCTGGGATAAGGAGTTACATCTAATCCAAATAAATAAAAGGAACGAGAAAAAGGGG
It contains:
- a CDS encoding transposase, with protein sequence MKGTKDYKMHNCPFTLLQVVVSDETDKPLWKPIWLIVMGNCREQICLLDCYEAYRQRYDLEHLFRFGKQRLLMNSYSTPSTHHEENWFQLTLLAYVNLWVFRKLAVILPRPWEYYLTQDKSLKITPSLVQRDFGRIISQMGIEVNSPKRRGYSPGRIKGTKQVPRPRYQVIKKSTPGQKVS
- a CDS encoding transposase: TVMELLDALSGNQNAKSVAELSLSPLFRRDYNSLYKGIQDFLPPPEQAINEASQDNLLSVVSATVPPPFSRSFYLFGLDVTPYPRPHSGTLEDKKYIYQPNQIKGNKPINIGHSYSVLAALPEHSEPDNSSWVIPLLGERVSSQQKDSDVAQKQVRKIFSLPSVPWQDHLSVLVADSVYSQRSFLSAQVQLEQLVTITRARSNRVFYRQFVPQDEPTDQLGHPRWFGDKFDLKDDTTWGEPHQVVCSTFMTSSGTTTLSENLWMEADVNERN